In Nitrospirota bacterium, the sequence AACATGCTTATATACACCAAAGTTAGCCATGTGCCTATAGTTGAAGAGCCTATCTCTGCCGTGTATATTGAAAATAACAAATCATCACATTTTAATCCGCTTTATGATTCGATGAAAATCTATTTTTTGTTGATAAGATTTGTTTTTTCATCGCTTTTTGCGAGTTTATTGGATTTTCTTTTATTTACAATAATGTACAAAGTATCCTCAAGCATTTTAGTAAGTTTTTGGACGGCAAGATTTTCAGCAGGTACTGTTAACTTCTTTATTAATAAGCAGATAGTCTTTAAAAACAGCAGCTCTGCAGCGGTTACTTTGATAAAATATATCACACTGACTATTTCTCTCGGAACTGTTTCATTTTTACTGATTAAATTTCTGGCAAATAATTTAGGAATTAACGTGTTTATTGCCAAAGTGACTGTTGAGGTTGTTTTGTTTCTCATAAGTTTCTCTGCGCAACGGGATTTTATTTTTTATGATGAGAAGGATGTCTAATGATCATTATTTTGCAAAAATATAGTCAAAGGGGGTAAATATGAAAAAAGCAATTTCAGCGCTTGTTTTGGTTTTGACACTGTTTGGATGTGCAGCTACAGTGTCTGTGCCTGGTCCTCCTGTGGTAGAACCATATCCTGTATTGCCACCTCCACCGCCTGGACCTCCACCGTGGCATGCTCCGGCACCAGCGCCAGCACCACCTATAGCGCCAGCACCGCCTCCACCCGGGTGGTAAGATGTAATGAACCATTGTACATCCGGCACTCAGACGGATAAGCAGAAGCTAAGAGGCGTTTACTATGCACTTTTACTTTTCAGCGCCTTTTTGCTTCGCTCCGTGCTGGCTGTTTTGGTTGAAGGATACCCAAATGATATAGCCTGCTTTAAGGGCTGGGCTATACATAGCTCAAGTGCTGGTCTGGCCGGTTTCTACTCAGGAAAGGTGTTTGCCGATTACCCGCCCGGATACATTTATATACTGTATGTGATTGGAAAGATTCGCACAGTTTTTTCACTTAACTACGACTCCGCATGGTTTCTGTATCTTGTCAAACTGCCTCAGTTAATATCGGATATCGTTTTAACTCACATTATTTTTGTTACATCAAAAAAGCATCTGCCTTTAAAGTTCTCGTATGCTTTGGCTGTCTTTTATGCCTTTAATCCTGCTATTGTTATTAATTCCGCTCCATGGGGACAGGTGGATAGTTTCTACACTCTTACTGTTGTAATTTTTGTTATATTGGCAATTCAAAAAAGGCTTATTCCGGCATCTCTTGCATTTGCCTTTTCGGTGCTTGTAAAACCTCAGGCTCTTATGTTTGCTCCGATTTGGCTGTTTGTTCACCTAAATAAATCAGTCAAAATAAGAACACTCACCCTTAACACAGTGTATGCTTTAGCATTTTTTGCCGCCCTTGTCATTCCGTTTTCCCTGCATAAGGAACCACTGTGGATAGTTCATCATTATGCGGAGACTCTGTCATCGTATCCATATGCCACATTTAACGCTTTTAACCTGTTTGCGCTGGCTGGCGGAAATCTTGCTCCTGTAACAGAGAGGTTTTTTCTCCTCACATATAACGCGTGGGGACTCATGTTTATTGCCTTAACTGTAGTTTTTGCATTTTTTATCTACACTAAAAGGAGAGACTCTGGCACACTCATTTACTGTGCATTGTTAATAGTATCATCAATGTACGTGCTTGGCCCTAAAATGCACGAAAGATACCTGTACCCTGCACTTGCTCTTGCTCTCCTTACATATATCTATTTAAAAGACAGAAAATTCCTGTTTGTTTTTGCCGGATTCAGTGTCACATTATTTATTAATGAAGCATATGTGCTTGATTATGGCATAAGGAAGATATTTTTTATTCCGACAGATAATCCGGTTCTGTTGATAGTTTCAGCAGCAAATGTCCTCCTGCTTATGTATTTATTTAAAATCGGTTATGGGTTAACAAAAGTGCAAACAGTCGAGAAATCAGATAATATACCGTTTTATGTGCCCGTTGAAGAACAATACAACGGATTTACAAAGAATGACTACATTTTATCCGGTATTCTGGTTTTGGTTAACGCTGTCTTACTTATTTATAACCTTGGCACACTTTCATCTCCAGAGACGTACTGGAAACCAAAGGCTGCCGGTGAAGGGGTGTATTTTGATTTTGGAGGTAAAAAGGAAATTGCTAAAACATGTTTTTTCTCAGGGCTTGGTGATGGTAAATATACACTTAAACACTCAGACGATTTCACTGTGTGGCATGATGCTGCAAAATTAGAACAAAAGGCGGTCTTTGAATGGCGCTGCACAGACACACATGTTAAGGCAAGGTACATGATGCTTACAGTAAATAATCCCGGCGCAGAGCTTTATGAAATAGCATTTGTAAGTTTAACAACCGGTAAGGTAATCCCATTTAAAAACGTAATACCTTTTAAGTCCAATTCTGAGTCATCCGGCACTGCCTTAAAAATTACTGACGAACAGGGTACGGTTCCTCAGATGCCATCATTTTTTAACAGCACATATTTTGATGAAATCTATCACGCAAGAACCGGCTATGAGCACCTGCACGGCATTAACTACTATGAAACCACACATCCTCCGCTTGGTAAACTGTTTATCTCCCTAGGGATAATGATTTTTGGAATGAACCCGTTTGGATGGCGAATTGTTGGCGCCATTTTTGGCATTGCCACGGTGTTTGTCGTTTATGCCTTCGGTTTAAGGCTTTTTAAGAGCTCAAGATATGCCTTTATCTGCGCATTTCTAATGACCTTTGACTTTATGCACTTTGCTATGTCTCGCATTGCTACCATTGACGTCTATGCACTGTTTTTCATTGTTCTGATGTATTTCTTTATGTACATTTACATAACTGAGAGTTCCCGTACCGGTAAAAATTTGAGGATGCCACTTGCTTTAAGCGGATTGTCATTTGCTCTTGGGATTTCCGTTAAGTGGATTTGTGTTTATGCTGGCTCCGGGCTTTTCGTTTTGTCTTCGCTATTTTTGAAATATAAAAACTCTGGCATTAAAAACGGTATGATATTTAAAGCTATAGGTTTTGCGGCTCTGTTTTTCATAATAGTTCCCTTAATAATCTACACATTGAGTTATCTGCCGGTTAAGTCAGAGGGCAGAACGTGGCCGGCTACGGCAATTTTAAACCAAAAGGATATGTATGAGTATCACAAAAATCTGAAGGCAACGCATCCCTACTCATCGCAGTGGTACTCATGGCCGCTTATGGTGCGTCCGCTATGGGCATACTCCGGAGGGGATTATCTGCCAAAAGATGAAGTTAAAAGTATAACAATAATGGGTAATCCTGCCGTTTGGTGGCTCTTAATTCCGGCCTTTATCGTTATGCTTTCGATGGCTTATAAACAAAGTAGGTTTTCTCACGGCGTGATTGTTGTAACTGTGGGATTTTTAGCTGAGTACCTGCCATGGGTTATAGTTCCAAGGGTTACTTTTATTTATCATTTTTTTGCATCAATTCTGTTTTTAATCTTCGCTTTAACGTATGTAATCATGTGGTTAGAGGAGCAGTACTCCAGAAAATTCAAGCGTATCACCTATAGTTATCTTGTCTTAGTGTTTGTACTGTTTGCCATGTTTTATCCGGTACTTGCTGGGCTTACGGTAAAAAAAACATATATAAGCACATGGTTAAGATGGTTCAATAACTGGGTGTTTTTTAGTTAACCTACATAAATTATAAACGGGGGATTTATGAAAAAATCCATCCACAGATGACACAGATTTTACAGATAGTTGTTTCTTTCATCTGTGCCATCTTGCGGATTGTTTCTTATTATTTTAAAGATATTGGTTATTACTCAACTTTTCTCATCTCCGTACCACATTTACACTTGCCGGGCTTATCAGACACCGTGTTACATGTGCAATTATCAGTGCAACCACAAACGTACAGTCCCTTCAGGCTTACCCTTTTAACTGGCTTGCCACATCCGCACTTTGTAGGGTCGTCAGGGTTAAGCTTAC encodes:
- a CDS encoding phospholipid carrier-dependent glycosyltransferase, with protein sequence MNHCTSGTQTDKQKLRGVYYALLLFSAFLLRSVLAVLVEGYPNDIACFKGWAIHSSSAGLAGFYSGKVFADYPPGYIYILYVIGKIRTVFSLNYDSAWFLYLVKLPQLISDIVLTHIIFVTSKKHLPLKFSYALAVFYAFNPAIVINSAPWGQVDSFYTLTVVIFVILAIQKRLIPASLAFAFSVLVKPQALMFAPIWLFVHLNKSVKIRTLTLNTVYALAFFAALVIPFSLHKEPLWIVHHYAETLSSYPYATFNAFNLFALAGGNLAPVTERFFLLTYNAWGLMFIALTVVFAFFIYTKRRDSGTLIYCALLIVSSMYVLGPKMHERYLYPALALALLTYIYLKDRKFLFVFAGFSVTLFINEAYVLDYGIRKIFFIPTDNPVLLIVSAANVLLLMYLFKIGYGLTKVQTVEKSDNIPFYVPVEEQYNGFTKNDYILSGILVLVNAVLLIYNLGTLSSPETYWKPKAAGEGVYFDFGGKKEIAKTCFFSGLGDGKYTLKHSDDFTVWHDAAKLEQKAVFEWRCTDTHVKARYMMLTVNNPGAELYEIAFVSLTTGKVIPFKNVIPFKSNSESSGTALKITDEQGTVPQMPSFFNSTYFDEIYHARTGYEHLHGINYYETTHPPLGKLFISLGIMIFGMNPFGWRIVGAIFGIATVFVVYAFGLRLFKSSRYAFICAFLMTFDFMHFAMSRIATIDVYALFFIVLMYFFMYIYITESSRTGKNLRMPLALSGLSFALGISVKWICVYAGSGLFVLSSLFLKYKNSGIKNGMIFKAIGFAALFFIIVPLIIYTLSYLPVKSEGRTWPATAILNQKDMYEYHKNLKATHPYSSQWYSWPLMVRPLWAYSGGDYLPKDEVKSITIMGNPAVWWLLIPAFIVMLSMAYKQSRFSHGVIVVTVGFLAEYLPWVIVPRVTFIYHFFASILFLIFALTYVIMWLEEQYSRKFKRITYSYLVLVFVLFAMFYPVLAGLTVKKTYISTWLRWFNNWVFFS